The Gossypium raimondii isolate GPD5lz chromosome 2, ASM2569854v1, whole genome shotgun sequence genome segment ataataaatCAGATTAATCTTCACATTGTTCTCAGCAGTGAGAAACACAAAACAATCCTTAATACTAAATGACCTAGTGTAAACCACCTTGAGGTTAGAACTCGATGGAAGGATTCCAATGAGTTAGCTCGTTGCTGTATACTAGCAAGTGCGACTGGTACTTTATGAAAACAATTGGAGAGCTATGGAATCACTAAAGAGATGATGGACAAGCTAGAAGTTATGATTGGAGGCCAAACTATCTTGGCTCGACAATCTGCTATTACTAGCTTGATGAACTCCCAACAATAGCTCAATACTCCGATTAAATACCATATGTTTTCGCTTATAGGGTACTTCGCTAAGGCTAAAGATAATAGGGCCAGACTAGATGTGAATACTCAAATCGAGATAATGTTCAAAAACTTGTCTAAGGACTTTGTTGGCTTTAGTATTTTTTACAACTTAAGAAACAAGCAGATGTCTCTTACACAACTTATAAAAACAAATGGTTGTCCAAGTTCAATTGAATCAGAACACCCAATTGTCTAGATTCATTcttgaattataaaaaaataaaaaagaataattaaaattataaaatttattagaaataaattaaaaaccatataatttataaaaaattaatttattaaaaaccataaaaatagaaaaatactttataaaagttattagaaattaattaaaaccataaaattttataaaataattaaatattttataaaattttataaaatttattttctcatatttattaAAGTTTAGCCTTTGATTATTTACAAAGTTTAACATTTTAGAAGAACTtccaatagttttttttttttgaacaaagaACTTCCAATAGTTGCATGAGAATAAAGGGATTTCAATATTTGATATActtaaaaataagttatattagtcaaataatttaataaaaataagaaaattatttttataaaattttatgggttttaattcatttctagaaacttttataaattatttttctaatttttatggttttaataaattattttataaattttataaaattttattgtttttaatttatttctaaattttttataaattttaatgatttttaataatttttatatttttaattctaaaatgaaTCTAGACTCATTATTGTCTAGATTCAAATGAACCTAGACAACCATTTGTCCAAATTCATTGtgtacttattttaaaatattaaaatattttttaattttttgttgctTCATCAGCAACCGACAATGACATGGTACTGCCACATCAACAATTAGTGATGATGTGTGTTGACATGGCATTATTAATGGCCATGTCAGCATTGTTGTTAACTACTAACGCTCAATGTTAGTTAGAAGGCTTATTTGGTCAATTTTGTTAGTTCAATGgctcaattgagtgcaaaaagtTCGGaggaatttaattgattttaaaaaaaaaattaaaggccAAAATTACCATTAAgtgttatttttaatgattttttaaatagttttatatgtgaaataacATTTTTTCCCGTGGCACAATCTGGGAATGCCATGTGgcaaaaaactaaaaaatattgtCATTATTCTGTAACGGTTGATCGTGAACGGtcaaaaaacttaattaattaaaattttaatatttaagagctcaattgagtgaaaaaaatataagagtttaattgatatatttaaaaaaataataaaaagcttTGAAATCCctttatccaaaaataaaaataaaatgaacaatCAAGTTTTAATGCTTAAAACATTGATGGATTTGTTGAAAATACCTTTCaaaattgaatgtttgaaatCAAGATTTTAGAAAACAGATGAAGAGAATTTCAAGAGAGATTGAAAAGCAAAACCCAATAACTGTTCACCCTTTTAAAAACTACCAATGGTGCATTTGTTAATGGGAATTTGGtaaattaccttttaaattttcttatgtcacaaaattcaacttttatctatttacatattaatctcataaattttaaaaacatttcaatttaatcattatctCACTACCCActaaataatactaataaaaacataataattactTTAACTAATGATTCGCAACTTAACCCAAAACTCATTCCTAGAAGTCTTACTATTTGACTTTATAGAATAGTTCCGCTTAAATTTTGGCCCCAAATCAATTTTTTCAACATCAAAAATTTGAAGTGTTACATCGAAAAgcataataattattttaatagatcaccgattaattattctttagacaaaattctacaaaataattaaaatgtaatataaaaataacataaacaaccAATATGTGATTGAAAAAGTAGAAGTGAATTTCTTTCCTAAGTATTTGACCCAAAATTATATCTGaatactaacataaaaatatattaaataatttattaaaatgtaaaaaattatgcaagtttatattattaaatttaatgtactttaaacacacacacacaaaaatcaCAACattttttgtctttcttttccACGTCTCACTTTCTTTcgtttcatttctctttttctttctctttcccaTTTTTAGCATTAAAAAAATTCCCACCCCAACCAAAagataatagaaataaaaaatcaaaataattagcACGTGAGTAGAACATCTACAAGGATTTGACTGtgtatctttcttttttaaccatgttataaatgtaaataaataaaatttaaactttaagaaaCTTAAGCTAAATCTAAATGAATGTTACAAACTGTTTTGCATGGTTAATTGGTCTTTCACGTTGAGAACAAATTTCACCCCATGTTTGTCGTGAAAGGTAGTTTGAATAATCCCAATCGGccaactttaatttatttttgtaaaattttatcacttatttttctttttgacaaaaattgcaatatgttttgcaaattttgagataatttatttttataactagatttatataaacttttcatgtgtataattgcaccaaatcaaagtttaCATTACATTGCACATTAGATCAAACttaatgtgtaattttgaaatttgttacttcatatttttttcatctcttccatttcgttttctttttcagaATCAAGTTGAACCTTATGTAGTCCTACTATCAAGTGGCCTTCAGGTATCACAGTTGTTTATCTTCAATTCTGGTACATGGCAAAATCGTAATCGGAATAGAAAGGTCCAATATCCAAAGAGAATATATCTTCTAAAAGCTTCCCTTGTTAATTGCCAGTTAGTATTTACCGTAGCTAACAGGCTAAAACTACGTTTTCAACTAAACCAGGTGTCTACAGCTGAGTTTTCAACCGGTTAATGCCGTAATCATCTTCGAGATCCTTTTGATGTACTTTGAGCGGAAGCGTTGAACATCTGCAGGCAGCAGACTGAGTGTGTTTTAGGCCAAATATTAAGCCAAGCATACTGGAAATGCATTTATGCCATATAACAAAGGATTGGCTGTGACATAGCATGAAAAACagaaaaggagaagagaaaaccTACTGTACTTGTTAATTCCTCTTAGTTTTGTGGATAACATAAACCAACAATAGTGGAATCCCAAGAGTATACACCGGAAAATGGAGCAATGGATTCATCTCATAAGCTTTCATCAGGGCTCTGCAATTCTGCAGGAAAGAAGGCAACATATTTAAGTAAGAGATAGATGGAACTGGGAATGAGTATATCGCTTACATCTTTGCATTAACAAAAAGTGGggtggaaaatgaaaaagatttaCTTATGGCCTTCCAAAATCATTACATATTGTTTACCAGATGAGAGTTTGAACATAGTGTGTTTAGTGAGCTCCATCAACTTAAAAAAACTATTAGCAGACAAGATATAAATGGTTAGCCAACTAAATCATTAGCTGCAATCTTTTCAAATTatagaatgaagaaaataatacCCACAATTACGTGTGAGAAAGGAATCCATGTTTATGTGATTCATTCCACAGTTTTTTAGAGGAAATGGTACCAACCGATGTGGATctagtatcttaaaatccaatTTGTTCCATATTAGCCTGATAGGGGTTAGACGATTTACCTTGAAATGCTTCCAACAGATAACCAAGCAAAGAACCAATAGAATTAACCGAATCCAGTGCCCACCAAAATGGAATTTTGATCTTCTATTGCCTCGGGAATCATACCTAACAGATCTCTGATCCAGTCCGCTGTAGtcatcctttttctttcctgAAACTGATAGAAACTTGCCTCTATGGACAACTCTCTCAGCTGCCAGAGCTCCAGAGGATAAAATAGCCGGCAAGACCACAAAGATGAGATGAGGAAGAACAACTACCATGACATCAGGAGATCCAATATAATCATGGTTGCTCTTATTATCAGAAGATTTCACTGCCCAGCCCATGTATGTCATGTATCCCTTATCTTCACCATCAGTAAAAACTTGTCCAGTAAACCAGGGAAACAAAATCAGGTAGAATAAATATCCCAGGAAACCAAACCATGCCATAGGAACATTGCAGAGCTCTTGCAAAACCAATCCTACGCCACTTATGAAGCCTTTTGCAGCAAAAACATTCTTGTAAGTTATTTGTTTCctagagaaaaagagaaaagctcTAGGGATAAAGAGGATTAAGAGTAGAAAGTACAGAGACACCCAAAGAATTGGATAATACAGGGCTTCCCATTGACAACCCATGACAAAAAACTCCTTCCAAGTCCACGATACCTTACCATGAAGCCCATTTACAGAAAACGGTCTTAGTTCAGTCATAGTTGTCCGGCCCATGATATCAGTTGCTTCTATTTGCAGCCAGAATCTATCAGCAGATGGGTCTTGGAATGCCTTATAGTTCCAAGGAACTGCATAAAGATCTCCCCTCGAGGACTCATCTCCAAGATTAGTCATTGGTGCATCCACAACAATGTCAAGATTTTCATATCTTGTATCGTAGATTTTAGCTACAACTGACACAATTGGAGAAACAGAAAACACAAGAGCTCTCACTGTCTCATAAGATGAAGGGAGCATATGCTCACATTCGTACTCGTGGTGTGATGAAGATGTTGACATGAAACGTGAGTCAAGTGGAAATGTGGGTAATATAATAGTCTTTTTGGACCCTGACTTAAAGTCAATATCAGCAAACGAAACATGACCTCTATCAATGGCCAAGATTCGCATGGCTCTAGTCTTCCTCCAGTCACCCATTTCCCATTCCCAAAATTCTTGAACAGGAGGAGCTCCAAATGAACAATTCTTACTGCCTTCTGAaggattttgatttaaattaaactgGAAAAACTTCTGAGAAGATAAAAATCTATGACTTGACAAGTGGTACCTTTTTAAGTTCTTTCCAAATCTTGAATGAAGATGCCCACATACATAAGCAGAAAGGGAATGCTTTAGGAAAATATCTTTCAGGGTCTTCCCAGATTGAGAGGATGCTGAAAATGAAAGAGGGAAATGTCCAAAAGATATCTTGCTTGCTGGTTTAAGTGGTTGAGAGTCCCATTGTGATAGCTCCAAATCTACTTCAGCCAAGAGTTGGTCAGTTGGATGCCCAAAAAGATTAGTCGGACCTCGTAACCCAACAGACATGGTGCTGTCCAACCCCACGAACAGATACTTCCGCTTACCAGCCTGGTGATGTAACAAACTAATAAGATAAATAACCAAAACATT includes the following:
- the LOC105788322 gene encoding putative metallophosphoesterase At3g03305 isoform X1 — translated: MGILLVLLLCLIIPICYAQHQHQTSSFSSRRTVIDVKHGPDSVVWAVQLSDLHFSVHHPQRAIDFRNLVPPALSMINPSLVLITGDLTDGKSKDLLVMKQNEEEWVEYKNVMEDVVKRSGLDKNIFYDLRGNHDNFGVPVIGGSLDFYSKYSINGQLGRSGHVNSVTLTLQAGKRKYLFVGLDSTMSVGLRGPTNLFGHPTDQLLAEVDLELSQWDSQPLKPASKISFGHFPLSFSASSQSGKTLKDIFLKHSLSAYVCGHLHSRFGKNLKRYHLSSHRFLSSQKFFQFNLNQNPSEGSKNCSFGAPPVQEFWEWEMGDWRKTRAMRILAIDRGHVSFADIDFKSGSKKTIILPTFPLDSRFMSTSSSHHEYECEHMLPSSYETVRALVFSVSPIVSVVAKIYDTRYENLDIVVDAPMTNLGDESSRGDLYAVPWNYKAFQDPSADRFWLQIEATDIMGRTTMTELRPFSVNGLHGKVSWTWKEFFVMGCQWEALYYPILWVSLYFLLLILFIPRAFLFFSRKQITYKNVFAAKGFISGVGLVLQELCNVPMAWFGFLGYLFYLILFPWFTGQVFTDGEDKGYMTYMGWAVKSSDNKSNHDYIGSPDVMVVVLPHLIFVVLPAILSSGALAAERVVHRGKFLSVSGKKKDDYSGLDQRSVRYDSRGNRRSKFHFGGHWIRLILLVLCLVICWKHFKNCRALMKAYEMNPLLHFPVYTLGIPLLLVYVIHKTKRN
- the LOC105788322 gene encoding putative metallophosphoesterase At3g03305 isoform X2; amino-acid sequence: MKQNEEEWVEYKNVMEDVVKRSGLDKNIFYDLRGNHDNFGVPVIGGSLDFYSKYSINGQLGRSGHVNSVTLTLQAGKRKYLFVGLDSTMSVGLRGPTNLFGHPTDQLLAEVDLELSQWDSQPLKPASKISFGHFPLSFSASSQSGKTLKDIFLKHSLSAYVCGHLHSRFGKNLKRYHLSSHRFLSSQKFFQFNLNQNPSEGSKNCSFGAPPVQEFWEWEMGDWRKTRAMRILAIDRGHVSFADIDFKSGSKKTIILPTFPLDSRFMSTSSSHHEYECEHMLPSSYETVRALVFSVSPIVSVVAKIYDTRYENLDIVVDAPMTNLGDESSRGDLYAVPWNYKAFQDPSADRFWLQIEATDIMGRTTMTELRPFSVNGLHGKVSWTWKEFFVMGCQWEALYYPILWVSLYFLLLILFIPRAFLFFSRKQITYKNVFAAKGFISGVGLVLQELCNVPMAWFGFLGYLFYLILFPWFTGQVFTDGEDKGYMTYMGWAVKSSDNKSNHDYIGSPDVMVVVLPHLIFVVLPAILSSGALAAERVVHRGKFLSVSGKKKDDYSGLDQRSVRYDSRGNRRSKFHFGGHWIRLILLVLCLVICWKHFKNCRALMKAYEMNPLLHFPVYTLGIPLLLVYVIHKTKRN